The genomic region GAGGGCGCCGACGTGATCCGCCGCCTGTTGCCATTCCGTGGAGCCGTAGCGCCGCCCTTCGCCCGCCGCGTTGGTGCCAACCAGCCGCCGGTCACGGCGCCACTCGGCTACGGCGTCGCCCTCAGCACCGGCTGGCCACCGGCTCCGGAGGCTGGGCAGGCTGAGGTCGGGAGAGAGAGTCCCACCCCCGTGCCAGATGGGTTTGTCCCCACGCAAGGCGACCGAGTACCCGATCACTGCGTCCTTGCCCCCGGTCTCGTAGCGGGGCCGCACGGCTATCCCATCGACCCGCAGGCGCCGGACGAACTCCGCCTCGCTGCCGGCGGCCACGGCCGCCGCCCGGACGCTCTGCTCGAGGCGTTCCTTGACGCTCGCCTCCCGGGGAGCTTCGGCTGCCGTAGCCCTGCGCTCCACTTCCCTCCGGGCTTCCGCCGGGCTCAGATCGTGTCGTGCCCCGCCCCTGCGGCCCTCCACCACCGTTAGGCCGTACCGCCGCTCGTACTGGGCACAGGCTGTGCCGATCTTGACCCAGTCGTTGTGTACGTTGGCCTTGCGGCCGTCCTCCCGCACCAGAGAGACGGCCACGTGAATGTGATCATTGCCGTTGGCGCTCAGGCCGTGGCGGATCGCCGCCCAGGGGCACGGTGCTACGCCCTCGCTGCCGGCGAACCCCATCCGCCGCATCGAGTCCTCGGCGATCCCGGCCCACTCCTTGTCGGATAACAGGCGATCGCCGGCGGGGTTGGCCAGCACCAGGTGCCACACGTGCGCCGGCTGCTGGATCCTCGTGCCGTCCGAGAGTTCGACCGCACGCGTGACCTTGGTGCCATGGATCCGCCGGGGCAGGTCCATCTGGAAGCCGAGGGAGCGGATCTCATCGCCGGACGGGGTCACCCCGAGCGCCACGCTGATCCCGGCCTCGGCAGCGATCACGCGGGGGTTGACGTGCTCCTCCTCCCGGCCGTGGCCCAGGAGATACCGCACCAGGCCCGGCATGTCGTCGCCGCGCACGATCGGTCCGTTCACGAACGCTCCAGGGCCTCGACTAGATCGCTGACCCTGGCCTCCATCCGCTCGACCGCGGCAAGGCTGGAGTCCAACCCCGGCGGCAGCTGCTGGCGGCCGTTGGCCCAGTGGGCGAGCTGGTTGATGTTGACGCCGATCCCCACCAGCTGGCGGCGGATGAGCAGGACTGTCTCTTTCACCGCGTGGCGCTCGGCGATGACGGCAGGGCCCAGCAGGGCCAACTCCACCAGCAGGCGCGGGGGTGACACCCCGCCGGCCTCCGCCCGCGCACGGATGCGGGCGTACTCGTCGTCGTTGCAGCGGACCTGGATGATCCGCGTCCGCAGGGCCGCGTCCCGGGGACGGCGCCGCCCTTGCGGTGAGGCAGTGCTTTCGGCCAGCGCAGCGACCGGCGTAGCCGGATGGTTCGGCTCTCCCTGGGCGGCAACCGAGCCATCCTGGAGGGATAAGCTACGCGTAGCGTATAACTTGCTGCAGCTGCTTTCGCTCTCTCCGGCGTCGCCGACGAGGGTCTCCGCCCGGGCTACACCACTGCCCACCGGGCCGGCTTCTTCTGGACCCCTCTCGTCGTACCTGCCGAGCTCACCGGTCGCCATCAGGCAACCCCCATCCCGTCGCCTCGGGCGACACTTGCCTCCGTCTCGGACTGCGCTACGCCCGGCGGAACCCACTCCCCACGGGTTGTTGGGGCGGCCGTGGTGGGAAAGGAGGTGGCGGTGAGCTCCGCGATCTGTTCGGCTTCGCTTCGGTAGGGGGAGCGCTGGTTGAGGGCTCCGAGGTTGAGGCCCTGCGCTCGTTCCTGGCGGCAGAGAGGGCAACATTCGTCAAGCTCGGGCCAGACCCTGGCCATGGCGTCGCGGTCGAGAGCGTCCAGGCCCGCTCGGGTGATGCCGTGGTAGGGGTGAACCTCGGTGATCGTCTGGTGTGGCCTGGAGTCACGGACGGTCCAGGCGGCTTCCTCGGGGATGGAGTCCCGGACGACCGACATTACGCCACCTCCGGTGCGGGCCGGGCCATCGAGGGCAGTGGTGGTGGTAGGAGGGCGGAGCCGGTCCGGGTGCCGCGCAGCGGAGCCGGCTCGTCATGGTTGGTCTGGTGAGTCTGGCCAGGAAAACAGCTCGTCGTGAGCTCCGCGACCAGCTCAGCGTCGGTCTGGGTGGGAGCCGGATGATGGGCTGTGGCCGTCTGGAGACCCTTGCGGCGTTCTTGCTGGCGCGGGGGAGTTCCCTGCGCCGAGTGTCGGTCGGTCCCCAGAAGCTGGTGCAGATGCTTGAGGCACGCTCGCCCGTAGTAGGCGCTCTCGGCGGCCGAGCTCGACACCGCCCGGATGAGGTCGAAGAATTGGGGGTCGGTGTCGCCTGCGCCCTCGAGTTGTGCGGTGACGTTGTGCAGATGGGTGACGGCGTCGGCCACTCGGCTGATCAGTTGGCCGATGTCGGCGTCGACACCGCTCGGCGTGATGATCGTGTCAGTCATTGCTTGTCCTTTCGTTTCGCGGGGTGACGGGGATCAGGCAACCTCGGGTGCGGCGTGGCGTGGGGACATGACGGGGGGCGGGATCGCGATGGCGCTGGGCGTCCCGGTCCGGGCAGGGCCAGCCGCGGCGGGGCTGACGCCGGCAGGCCCTTGGAGGGCGGGAAAGCTGGGGGATACCAACTGGCTGATTGCCGTTGCATCCTCTGCGGCCGGGGCGTGGAGCAACTGGCGGATCTCCCGGGCGGCGAGGGAACCCGGGCAGTGCTGCAGCACCTCCGCCGACAGGACGGGGTTGGCGGGCAGGTGGGTGCGAAGGGCCTCCAGGCCGGCGGCGGCATGGGGGTTGCGATCAGCGAAGGCCGTGGTCTCCCGGACGGCCCGCATGACCATCGACGGGCTGGCCGTCCGGTACCAGGCCGGGGACTGCACTCGACGCCAGAGCGCCTCACGAGCGGCGAGGTCCTGACGACCTTCGGGGCCTCGGGCCCGGGCGTAGAAGAGCATGCGCTGCCGTGCGGAGGGGTCGGCCGGGTCGGCGATGACGCCGTCCCAGGCGGCCACCCAGCTGCTGTAGAGCTCGCCGGGGAAGTCGGGGGCGATGGGGATGTGGGTCTCCAACGTGTCGATCAGCTGGCTGGCCTCGTCGATCACGAAGAAGCGCGGGTCGTGGTGGCTGGTGTAGGGGGGACTGGTCACGGGGACCTCCTGGAAGGGTGTGTCAGGTCGGGTCGGGTGTTGAGCAAGGTCGTTCGTGCGGGACTGGTGGCCACCGGGCTTGTGGGCGTCCGCCCGGCAGATGGGACAGAGACGTGGAGCCTCCTTGCGGTTCTTGAGCCGGCGCTCCAGGGTCCGGCCGCCGGGCCAGGTGCGGGCGACGACGAAGCTGACACCGGCCCCGGAGATGACTTCCATCAGTCGGGCGCCCCGCCCGGCGCGGTGGTCCTCCATGCGGGCGGGGAGGTCGGAGGTGCTGCCGATGTAATGCTGGGCGAAGCCATGCGGGCCGCCGGCACCGATCGGGCGGTCGAAGTGCAGGAGGTAGACGGTGCTGGTTCGGGACACCGTTACTGACGCCGGCGGGCGTGTGTAAGGTCGGCAGGCGCGCGTAGGGCACCTGTTCGGACCACTTGCGTCCTTTGACGCCGGAGGCATCGGTGGCCGCCGGGGTGTGTGTAAGGTCGGCTCATGGGCTTTGTGAGGTCGGGTAACGGCGTCGAGCAAGGTGGTCAGTGAGTTTCAGAGCTCGGCGCCGACGGCGGGCAAGGTCGGGAGCGGAAGAGCGGGCTGGTCGTGGGCGGCGCCGGCGCGTACCTGCCAGGGGGCGTTGCCCATGGTTAGGGCCCGGGCCCGTCGGGAAGTCGCCTCGGCGGGGCCGTCGGGGAAGCTCGGGGCCACGAGCTCGGCGACGGCTGTCGGGGTTTCCTTGACGGCGGCAGGGTCCTGGAGTACCCCGCCGGTGCTGGCCAGGCGGGGCGGCGATCCGGAGGCCTCGGGAGGGAAGCTCGGGGCCACGAGCTCGGCGACGGCGGCGGCCTGGAGCGGCTCGGCCAGGGGAGCGTCGACGACGGACTCGGCACCGGCGGCCGATGGCTGGGTGATCCCGCCCGTTTCCGTCCCCGAGCCCTGGACCGCCTGAGCCGCCGCGCAGTCCGGGCGGCCGGCACGCAGGTCTCGGGCGAGGTCGGGGTGCTGGTCAAGGCCCTGACGCAAGTCGTGCAAGGCTCGGCTCGCGGCCGGGTCGGAATGCTCGAAGGCGACGGCGGCGTCCCAGGCCGTGGCCACGCCGTCCGGGGTGGCGGTCTGCCACCAGCTGGAATACCGGGTCGGGGTGTAGAGCGCTGCCGCCGTCGTGCGCTCGGCTTGGAGGCGCTGGGTGGTGGCCCGGGCGTCGGCCTGGTCGGCGAGTGCAGCCTTACGGTCGGCGTGGGCCTGGCGGGTCAGCTTGACGTGCAGGATCTGGCCGGCCGCCATCGCGGCGGTGCGCAC from Actinomycetota bacterium harbors:
- a CDS encoding MobC family plasmid mobilization relaxosome protein; this encodes MSPPRLLVELALLGPAVIAERHAVKETVLLIRRQLVGIGVNINQLAHWANGRQQLPPGLDSSLAAVERMEARVSDLVEALERS